TTCCCCAACTGCCCACTCGCGGCCGCACCTGCGCCGGGGCGCCGCACAAACACAAAACCCTACATCTCGACATCTCGCAGTCCGGTGGCAGCGACAAGCTAGTCTTGCGGGCGTACGTCGGCGGCTTCACGGTTGACAGCGACTCCGGCCTGCGGGGTGGTCGGGGACGCGTCTGACGACTAGCTAGTGATTCATCGAGGGGAAGTTGCGCGATGTAAGCGTCTGTTTACTCATTTGCTCACTGTTATAGTTGCAATTGTTCACGGATCTGTTCCAGTTGAGTTATACTCTACATCCAACCTGAGTTGGTTATGCTTGGATTGTTGCTTGTACGATGTGTTGGCCTAATTAAAATCACATGTACATGTTGTCTACGAGTAATGTTTATCCATCATACTCCCTCACATCTCAGAACCATCAGAGATTTTTGGTTGCggtttatattttctaaaataacCTTTAAGCTAACAACCATGCATatgttctgtttttttttttctatagggAAATTCAGACATCACAGATTTTGGATGGGGCTTGTTACGATCTGTAGCTTAACTTTAAGCTAACATCCACCTACATACGTTACAGCTTTTTCCTACAGCAAAATTCCGAATTCTCTTCTTTCTAACCATGTATGAATGTGGCCAGTTAAATAACTTTGTTTAGACTTGCCCACTTCATATTGGTTTGGTTGCTTTCTGTtatgtttagattttttttttggtgctgTGCCCTTTCTGTCAATCTTAGCTGGCTGCTAGGAACTTGCTACCTGTGTTGTCACTTCTTCATTGCCAATTTGCCATACAACACCAAGTTTTGGATAGATTTGAGCCTTTTTACATTTATATGCAACGAATCAGGTCAATCTAGTACTGATTTTGAGCACATGCTTCGCCATTGTGTTATTGTTGATAGTATTATCAATGAACCTAATACCTTAAGGTTGACAAGGTGCTTCATTGTTTtgatttccatttttttttttgggaggggggggggggtattaTAAGCTTACAGAAGGGTCTTAGTTACTGTACTAagcatttgcatttttttttctgcttcAGGACTGCAAAGACCCTGCGGAACAAGGGGGGGACTACTGATTACACAAAAGGTGTGAGCAGGGAGCAGAGAGCCATAAACAGAAGGAACAAACTGGAGTCGTCACTAGTTTCAAGTGGGATTAAGTACCCAAAATCTTGTTCTGACAAGAGAGCCTGGAAGCGCATGAAAAAAGAGAGGTTCGAATGTGAGTAGTTGATTTGAATTTGCTGGTTCTTTCTTTTGTGGCCCATATTGCTCTAGCAAAGCACTCACTCAGTTGTGGTGTATCATGTTTATTAATCAGGTCGAAAGGCTCGTGAGGCATTTCGTAAATTTGAGGAGAATCAACGTGCTATTGCTGTGCAACGATTCGGTGAACCTTTTCGTGATAGAGAAGTTTCAAACATTGCTTTTGAGGAGAGgtcatttggtgaaatagtcaaACCTGGTCAAATAACTTATCCAATCAGTACTAATTATGTTGTGGATTTGTCTTCCTTGGTCGTCTCGCTCGCTTtgtttgatggtgattgtgctACTATACTTTGCAATTTTCCTAAATTGCATTTAATCACCACTTGACATTTAAATCATGATATTGTCCAGGAGATAAGATGTTATTTGCATGCTCGGGCATACCTTTACCTCACGGAAGAACTAGAGAAAGCCTAACAACATTTGTGACATCAGCACATTTGGTTAGACAATTCAACGAGAATAGAAATAAAGATGATAAGTTGAGGGTTGGTGCTGCTAATCATTGTGTTCCTTGATTTTTCTTTGTATATTCAAGCTAACTGTGAACATTCTGAGCTTGTGCTTGTGTGCTGCTTTTATTTCTGTAGGTTGCAGTGCGCCTTCCTAATAATAGAACTACCGATGGGTTCTTAGGACTATATGATAAAGACATTGCTATCGTCACATGCTATGGCTTCCTAGGAGTCCGTCCTATAGATCTGGATCTTATGGCAACACCTTCACCTGGTGATAGTGTGCAAGCTGCTGGGCGTGCCTTCAACTCTGGCAGTTTGATGGCCATGCGTGGATCTCTGTATGAGAAACGCCACCTTCAAAACCTGGACCACCTCAACACTTGGGGTTCTGATAGTCAAGATATCTCTAAGGTATACTGtcgatttatttatttataactTTGTGGCATGATGGAAAACATGGAACACGTAATTGCCTTATGTTATTGCTGGTCTAAAGGATCACCGTGTGCATTGAAGTAAATCTTTTCCAAACCTACCACTTTGCCTTTTGTTCTAGGCTTTACTTGGAGGGCCACTTCTGGGGTGCGATAATAAAATTCTTGGGATAAACTTAGATATTTGTGACCCTGGTGATGCAAATTTGAGATGCACATTCCTATCAATGGACTTACTTTGCAAACGCTTGAAGCATTTTCAGATACTCAAGTATGTCTTCTACACTTACAGTATTTATGGACTATTTCTTCAGTTAACCTGATTCATATTTGTTCCAAACTCTCTCTCCTAATCCACTTCCTGTTTAAGGTAAGCCATTTTTACTAGCAGCATTGGAGACTTAGGAGTTTTCACATGGTAACCTTTGGTTTGAAAATAATTTGGTTCTTCTTACCCCTCTCTACTGAAACCAGTTCCATTGCCAGATCTTATGATGCTAACTTAGTGCCCCTGCTTAATGTTTTGGTCTAAATTAGGAAGAATTAAACAATTCTTTGTGGCAATATGGACAATGCAACTTGTATTTGTGACATGAATATGCTCAATCCTCTCATCTTTTGTTGAATATTTATGCCTGATTCCAAGTCATTATTTCATACCTTTAATTCTTTCACAAGACAAGATTAGATTCATGTGTTGGTAtgattggattttttttccctgtgTAGTTCCTgtgttttatttttgtcatAACAAGTCAACTATGTTTTattgcagtcctaaaaaactacaCTTCCGTGGATATACGTTGCCTAAACATGTATCAAGCGTAGTTCCTTCAGGTGTGAACAATACTGCAAGCCATCTTCTAAAATGTTGCCTATGTATCATTGTGCGCAGAATACTATGTTACCAGTATCACACATATCATCTGAGGACTAATAATGATCTCAATATTGCATCAGGGTTTATGCAAACTATTTGCAGGTTAAAGTCCTGTGGTTATCCCATTCCACCACCTCTTGTGCTCGAATGTAAGTGTTGCTTTTGATATTGCTGTCATCTCCCTTTTGCTTTTTTGTACTTCACTTCTGATCTTCGTTCTTTAACTAGTCAATGGGCAATTGCTTAATCATTTTGAAGAATGCTTTGGTGAATTACTTCCTTGGAAAGGGTATCCCTATCATCAAACACCCCGTGGCTCTGGGGAGCGTGTCTGGAATCAACTTCCGAAAGAAATTGTGACAGATGTATCCCGTCGTGTTGTCTCACTTGCTTCATTCAATGGTGATTTTTCCAGCTGTGTGCTCCTTACTTTTCTGTGCTAGTATTTTATCTTCACTAACTAATGAGTAAACTTATAATGTTTAGGGTATGTGAGATCTTTTGCGTGCACAGGCTTGCTTATAAAGTGGCATGGAAGCAAAGCTAAGCACACTGTCATCCTGACTTCAGCCAGTTTGGTTAGAGGTCGTTGTAATGAGGATAGCATTGATAATAGCTTGACAGTCGGTGCTCCTTAGTCCTTATCATTACTTTTGGTCTTTTAAGTTTAATGATGGTTTGCTGAGCTTTCTCATTGCAGATTGAGGTGTTTCTCCCACCGAATCAACGTGCTGGTGGGACATTGGAATTTTATAATTTAGACTATAACATTGCTATTGTCAGTCTCAAGAAGAATTTCAGTGCTATTCATCCGGACGACATCTTCATTGAAAGTGCACAAAACTCATCTAAAAAGGTTGTAGCTATAGGGCGTGATGCTAAATTTGGTATATTAATGGCCGCAAGTGGTGAAGCGAAGCGTGGAAACAGGGGTTGCAAACTTGATTGCAAAGATGTTCAGGTGTCTACTTGTAAAATCAAGAAGGTACTGTCGTCAATCTCTCTTACTGTTCTTTTATATGGTAACCAGTTTAATCATATTGCATCTACTGAACTTATCAGGAATTACAAGTTTTCCAGTAACCTTgggcctttttccttttttttaaaaaaactaggCTGGGATTGGAGGCCCGCTTATTAATCTTAATGGGAGTTTTGTTGGCATGAATTTCTACGATGGAAGCGGTGTAACTCCTTTCTTACCAAGGCACAAGATTGTTGAAGTTCTAAGTGGAGTGAATTCTTTACCATCAGAATGGTATTATTTTCATCTCAATGCTAACTGGTAGGCATGGCACTTATTTTATGAACGTTGactgaaaaaaaattatgtttgatGACAGTGGATATAACCATCCTATACCTGTCAATGTTGGTGGTGGGACAAAGAATGGGATACAGAAAAACAGGTATTTCTTTCTGTTTCGCATTGCCACTTGTTTCTGTCTGCTTAGACTGTTGCCAACTTACATTGGGACAAAAACATATTGGATGACAGGTGGCCAGTGCCTGAGCCATATTGGTATCATGGCTCACTTGATGTGAACATTCGTGATCATCTAGGCGGCAAGCATATTGGGCGGCGTCTTCAGTAGACATCACACTGCTGGAGTATCTAATTGACCTTGTTCTGCTCATCTAGCTAGTATCTAACAAACTTTTGGTGCTGTTGCCGTGCTGTTTATATCTTACTAGTATTTGACAGACCTGTCTAGGATATATATGCAAGGTAGACTTGTGTTATTGTTGGGTTATTTATATATGTGACTTCGACTCTTGTAACTTACAAGTTGGTTCAAGGCTCTCATGGACCTTGTTATGCTCATCTAGCTAGTATCCAACAGACCTTTTGGTGCTGTCGCTGTGCTTTTTATCATACCAAGACTGTTGTAACTTACAAGTTGGCTCGAGAGGCGATTACGTCACGAGCACTGTGCCGTTGGTGCTAATCAGCTAGTTCCTGCTATGGCAATCTCGTGTGCTTTCCAAGAAAGTGGCTAGATGCTGGCAGCAAGGTTAGCAATTCTTCGTTCGAATCCTTGTATTCAGGTTGCATACTGAGGCAAAAGGATACCCTAGCGCGTGCACCTCGGCGACTTCCTCGTGGGTGTCACCCCAGTCATCTTGTGGATTTGTTTATGGTTCCTGGGAACTGATAAGCTAGGCTGTGTGAGTGTGTGGATAAGAGGAAGGCGTTGCTAgtcttatttttcttatttagtAATGCTACGTGCAAGTCGTCCNNNNNNNNNNNNNNNNNNNNNNNNNNNNNNNNNNNNNNNNNNNNNNNNNNNNNNNNNNNNNNNNNNNNNNNNNNNNNNNNNNNNNNNNNNNNNNNNNNNNTCTaaaatgtttcatctgttttagTCTTTTGTTGCATCAAGTGTTTTCAAGTTGCAAGTTGCAAGTGTTCTATCTGGATGTTGCATATATTTTCACACATGTTGCAACTGTATGTTCcagatgtttcatctgttttcatgttgcaagggttgatttttgatgtttcgatagttattttttaatgttgcgacggagcgtccgataaaaTAAATTTATCGGACGTCCAGGCGCTAGCACGTCCGTTTCTTATTATTATTATGAACCAACCAGTTAGAGCTGGGACAGAGTCCGATCCAATTGAAATGTACGATGTAATAATCATTGATATGGTTAGCTTGATTTTTCAAACTCATCGACACGTAATTCTTTCATCCATGAGATGGGGTGAACGTGTCAGTATGCATACGTAATGAGTCCGTATTTTTTTTCGAGGAAACGTGATGAGTCTGTCAAGTGAGAACTCGCCTGCTCGGCTGTGCTACATTGGCTGGCTGATGCTGCAGTTGAAGCAGCCAGCCGCTCGGCAGCGGCAGCCTGCCTAAATATCTCCATCTACGGGTCCGGGTTATACCTGCTTGCGCAGTGCTGCCTAGCACCACACCGATTGGTAAACGTCATCCTTTTCTGAGTCCACACTACGAAATCCACGACTTTTTGTGAATCGAATGTCGAAGGTGGACCAACAGACTTGTTCCCGAGTCCCTCAGAATCCAGCCGGCTATAAGGTTGCCCGTTGCCGGTAGGCATCAGCCAGCCGAACAGGCACTAGGATGTCGTGTAGCAAGGGAAGGGAGCCtagttttttactttttttttctcgcgcGGCATTGTCC
The genomic region above belongs to Setaria italica strain Yugu1 chromosome VI, Setaria_italica_v2.0, whole genome shotgun sequence and contains:
- the LOC101753986 gene encoding uncharacterized protein LOC101753986; protein product: MTAKTLRNKGGTTDYTKGVSREQRAINRRNKLESSLVSSGIKYPKSCSDKRAWKRMKKERFECRKAREAFRKFEENQRAIAVQRFGEPFRDREVSNIAFEERSFGEIVKPGQITYPISTNYVVDLSSLVVSLALFDGDKMLFACSGIPLPHGRTRESLTTFVTSAHLVRQFNENRNKDDKLRVAVRLPNNRTTDGFLGLYDKDIAIVTCYGFLGVRPIDLDLMATPSPGDSVQAAGRAFNSGSLMAMRGSLYEKRHLQNLDHLNTWGSDSQDISKALLGGPLLGCDNKILGINLDICDPGDANLRCTFLSMDLLCKRLKHFQILNPKKLHFRGYTLPKHVSSVVPSGFMQTICRLKSCGYPIPPPLVLEFNGQLLNHFEECFGELLPWKGYPYHQTPRGSGERVWNQLPKEIVTDVSRRVVSLASFNGYVRSFACTGLLIKWHGSKAKHTVILTSASLVRGRCNEDSIDNSLTIEVFLPPNQRAGGTLEFYNLDYNIAIVSLKKNFSAIHPDDIFIESAQNSSKKVVAIGRDAKFGILMAASGEAKRGNRGCKLDCKDVQVSTCKIKKAGIGGPLINLNGSFVGMNFYDGSGVTPFLPRHKIVEVLSGVNSLPSECGYNHPIPVNVGGGTKNGIQKNRWPVPEPYWYHGSLDVNIRDHLGGKHIGRRLQ